A genomic window from Sorex araneus isolate mSorAra2 chromosome 2, mSorAra2.pri, whole genome shotgun sequence includes:
- the PAN2 gene encoding PAN2-PAN3 deadenylation complex catalytic subunit PAN2 isoform X3, with amino-acid sequence MNFEGLDPGLAEYAPAMHSALDPVLDAHLNPSLLQNVEMDPEGVALEALPVQESVHIMEGVYSELHSVVAEVGVPVSVSHFDLHEEMLWVGSHGGHATSFFGPTLERYSSFQVNGSDDIRQIQSLENGILFLTKNNLKYMARGGLIIFDYLLEESEDMHSLLLTDSSTLLVGGMQSHIVEIDLNTVQETQKYAVETPGVTIMRQTNRFFFCGHTSGKVSLRDLRTFKAEHEFDAFSGSLSDFDVHGNLLAACGFSSRLTGLACDRFLKVYDLRMMRAITPLQVHVDPAFLRFIPTYTSRLAIISQSGQCQFCEPTGLANPADIFHVNPVGPLLMTFDVSASKQALAFGDSEGCVHLWTDSPEPSFNPYSRETEFALPCLVDSLPPLDWSQDLLPLSLIPVPLTTETLLSDWPAANSAPAPRRAPPVDAEILRTMKKVGFIGYAPNPRTRLRNQIPYRLKESDSEFDSVSQVTESPIGREEEPHLHMVSKKYRKVTIKYSKLGLEDFDFKHYNKTLFAGLEPHIPNAYCNCMIQVLYFLEPVRCLIQNHLCQKEFCLACELGFLFHMLDLSRGDPCQGSNFLRAFRTIPEASALGLILADSDEASGKGNLARLIQRWNRFILTQLHQDMQELEVPQAYRGAGGSSFCSSGDSVIGQLFSCEMENCSLCRCGSETVRASSTLLFTLSYPDDKAGKNCDFAQVLKRSICLEQNTQAWCDNCEKYQPTIQTRNIRHLPDILVINCEVNSLKEADFWRTQADVAFKMAIKKHGGELSKNKEFALADWKELGGPEGVLVCPSLEELKSVWLPFSIRMKMTKNKGLDVCNWTDEDEIQWGPASVEEPGVFVYDLMATVAHILDSRTGGSLVAHIRVGETYHQRKEGVTHQQWYLFNDFLIEPIDKHEAVQFDMNWKVPAILYYVKRNLNSKYNLNIKNPIEASVLLAEASLARKQRKTHTTFIPLMLNEMPQVGDLVGLDAEFVTLNEEEAELRSDGTKSTIKPSQMSVARITCVRGQGPNEGIPFIDDYISTQEQVVDYLTQYSGIKPGDLDAKISSKHLTTLKSTYLKLRFLIDIGVKFVGHGLQKDFRVINLMVPKDQVLDTVYLFHMPRKRMISLRFLAWYFLDLKIQGETHDSIEDARTALQLYRKYLELSKNGTELEAFHKVLKGLYEKGRKMDWKVPEPEGQTSPKNAAVFSPVLAL; translated from the exons ATGAACTTCGAGGGTCTGGACCCTGGCCTGGCAGAATATGCCCCGGCCATGCATTCTGCCCTGGACCCCGTGCTGGATGCGCACCTGAACCCAAGTCTGCTACAGAATGTGGAGATGGACCCGGAGGGAGTGGCCCTGGAGGCGCTTCCGGTCCAGGAGTCAGTGCACATCATGGAAGGTGTCTACTCTGAGTTGCACAGTGTGGTGGCAGAAGTGGGCGTGCCTGTGTCCGTCTCCCACTTTGACTTGCACGAGGAGATGCTGTGGGTGGGAAGCCATGGG GGTCACGCCACTTCGTTCTTCGGCCCCACCTTGGAGCGCTACTCATCCTTCCAGGTCAATGGCAGCGATGACATCCGGCAGATCCAGAGCCTGGAAAACGGCATCCTCTTCCTCACCAAGAACAACCTCAAGTACATGGCCCGCGGCGGCCTCATCATATTCGACTACCT gctggagGAGAGCGAGGACATGCACAGCCTCCTGCTGACGGACAGCAGCACGCTGCTCGTGGGCGGCATGCAGAGCCACATCGTGGAGATCGACCTCAACACCGTCCAGGAGACCCAGAAG TACGCAGTGGAGACACCTGGAGTCACCATCATGAGACAGACGAATCGCTTCTTCTTTTGCGGTCACACCTCTGGCAAG GTTTCCCTGCGAGACCTTCGTACTTTTAAAGCAGAGCACGAGTTCGACGCGTTCTCGGGGAGTCTGTCAGATTTCGACGTGCACGGCAACCTGCTGGCCGCCTGTGGCTTCTCCAGCCGCCTCACGGGCCTGGCCTGCGACCGTTTCCTCAAGGTGTATGACTTGCGCATGATGCGCGCCATCACTCCGCTCCAGGTCCACGTGGACCCTGCCTTCCTGCGCTTCATTCCCACTTACACGTCCCGCCTCGCCATCATCTCCCAGTCAG gACAGTGCCAGTTTTGTGAGCCCACAGGCCTGGCCAACCCGGCGGACATCTTTCATGTGAATCCCGTGGGGCCTCTGCTCATGACGTTTGACGTGTCAGCCAGCAAGCAAGCCCTGGCCTTCGGGGACTCCGAGGGCTGCGTGCACCTCTGGACTGATTCCCCGGAGCCCTCCTTCAACCCTTACTCCCGGGAGACTGAGTTCGCTCTGCCCTGCCTTGTGGACTCGCTGCCTCCCCTGGACTGGAGTCAGGACCTGCTGCCCCTGTCCCTTATCCCTGTCCCGCTCACCACGGAAACGCTCCTCTCCGACTGGCCCGCCGCCAActccgctccagcccctag GCGCGCGCCTCCCGTGGATGCAGAGATTCTGCGGACCATGAAGAAAGTGGGCTTCATTGGCTACGCACCCAACCCCCGGACCAGGCTGCGCAATCAG ATCCCGTACCGACTCAAGGAGTCAGACAGCGAATTCGACAGCGTCAGCCAGGTCACAGAGTCGCCGATTGGACGGGAAGAGGAGCCGCATCTCCACATGGTTTCTAAGAAGTACCGAAAG GTTACTATCAAGTACTCCAAGCTAGGGCTGGAGGACTTTGACTTCAAACACTACAATAAGACCCTGTTTGCTGGCTTAGAGCCCCACATCCCCAATGCCTACTGTAACTGCATGATCCAG GTGCTCTACTTCCTGGAGCCCGTGCGCTGTCTAATCCAGAACCACCTCTGCCAGAAGGAGTTCTGCCTGGCGTGTGAGCTGGGCTTCCTCTTCCACATGCTGGACCTCTCTCGAGGTGACCCGTGCCAG GGCAGTAATTTCCTTCGGGCCTTCCGCACCATTCCCGAGGCCTCGGCCCTGGGCCTCATCCTGGCCGACTCCGACGAGGCGTCGGGCAAGGGCAACCTGGCCCGGCTCATCCAGCGGTGGAACCGCTTCATCCTCACTCAGCTGCACCAGGACATGCAGGAGCTGGAAGTGCCCCAGGCGTATCGGGGCGCCGGAGGCAG CAGCTTCTGCTCCTCCGGGGACTCCGTCATCGGGCAGCTGTTCAGCTGCGAGATGGAGAACTGCAGCCTGTGCCGCTGCGGCAGCGAGACGGTGCGCGCCTCGTCCACCCTGCTCTTCACCCTCTCCTACCCTGACG ATAAAGCCGGGAAGAACTGTGACTTCGCCCAGGTGCTGAAACGAAGCATCTGCTTGGAGCAGAACACCCAGGCGTGGTGTGACAACTGTGAAAAGTACCAGCCCACG ATTCAGACCCGCAACATCCGCCACCTGCCCGATATTCTGGTCATCAACTGTGAGGTGAACAGCTTGAAAGAAGCCGATTTCTGGAGGACGCAGGCTGAT GTTGCCTTCAAGATGGCAATCAAGAAGCACGGCGGGGAACTCTCCAAGAATAAGGAGTTTGCGTTAGCTGACTG GAAGGAACTGGGGGGTCCGGAGGGCGTGCTGGTGTGCCCCTCCCTGGAGGAGCTGAAGAGCGTGTGGCTCCCGTTCTCCATTCGCATGAAGATGACCAAGAACAAAGGGCTGGACGTTTGCAACTGGACCGACGAGGATGAGATTCAG TGGGGCCCGGCCAGCGTGGAGGAGCCCGGGGTCTTTGTGTACGACCTGATGGCCACCGTGGCGCACATCCTGGACTCGCGCACGGGGGGCAGCCTGGTGGCTCACATCCGCGTCGGAGAGACCTACCACCAGCGCAAGGAG GGTGTCACCCACCAGCAGTGGTACCTTTTCAATGACTTTCTTATCGAGCCTATTGATAAG CACGAAGCTGTGCAGTTTGACATGAACTGGAAAGTGCCTGCTATCTTGTATTACGTCAAGAGAAACCTTAATTCCAAATACAACCTGAATA TCAAGAACCCTATTGAGGCAAGCGTCCTGTTGGCGGAGGCCTCGCTCGCGCGGAAGCAGAGGAAAACGCACACGACCTTCATTCCTCTGATGCTGAATGAAATGCCACAGGTCGGGGACCTGGTGGGCCTGGATGCTGAGTTTGTCACCCTGAATGAG GAGGAAGCCGAGTTGCGCAGTGACGGCACCAAGTCCACCATCAAGCCGAGCCAGATGTCCGTGGCGAGGATCACCTGTGTCCGGGGCCAGGGGCCCAACGAGGGCATCCCCTTCATTGATGACTACATCTCCACCCAGGAGCAG GTGGTGGATTACTTGACTCAGTACTCGGGGATAAAGCCCGGAGACCTTGATGCCAAGATTTCCTCGAAGCACCTCACGACGCTCAAGTCGACCTACTTAAAGCTTCGCTTTCTCATAGACATTGGAGTCAAGTTTGTGGGCCACGGGCTGCAGAAGGACTTTCGAGTCATCAACCTCATG GTGCCCAAGGACCAAGTACTGGACACCGTGTATCTGTTTCACATGCCCCGTAAACGAATGATTTCATTGCGATTCCTTGCTTGGTACTTTCTCG ACTTGAAGATTCAAGGGGAGACCCATGACAGTATTGAGGATGCCCGCACCGCCCTTCAGCTCTATCGCAAGTATCTGGAGCTGAGCAAAAATGGCACTGAGCTCGAGGCCTTCCACAAAGTGCTCAAGGGCCTTTATGAGAAGGGCCGGAAGATGGACTGGAAGGTGCCCGAGCCTGAGGGCCAAACAAGTCCCAAGA ATGCAGCTGTCTTCTCCCCGGTGTTGGCTCTCTGA
- the PAN2 gene encoding PAN2-PAN3 deadenylation complex catalytic subunit PAN2 isoform X1 gives MNFEGLDPGLAEYAPAMHSALDPVLDAHLNPSLLQNVEMDPEGVALEALPVQESVHIMEGVYSELHSVVAEVGVPVSVSHFDLHEEMLWVGSHGGHATSFFGPTLERYSSFQVNGSDDIRQIQSLENGILFLTKNNLKYMARGGLIIFDYLLEESEDMHSLLLTDSSTLLVGGMQSHIVEIDLNTVQETQKYAVETPGVTIMRQTNRFFFCGHTSGKVSLRDLRTFKAEHEFDAFSGSLSDFDVHGNLLAACGFSSRLTGLACDRFLKVYDLRMMRAITPLQVHVDPAFLRFIPTYTSRLAIISQSGQCQFCEPTGLANPADIFHVNPVGPLLMTFDVSASKQALAFGDSEGCVHLWTDSPEPSFNPYSRETEFALPCLVDSLPPLDWSQDLLPLSLIPVPLTTETLLSDWPAANSAPAPRRAPPVDAEILRTMKKVGFIGYAPNPRTRLRNQIPYRLKESDSEFDSVSQVTESPIGREEEPHLHMVSKKYRKVTIKYSKLGLEDFDFKHYNKTLFAGLEPHIPNAYCNCMIQVLYFLEPVRCLIQNHLCQKEFCLACELGFLFHMLDLSRGDPCQGSNFLRAFRTIPEASALGLILADSDEASGKGNLARLIQRWNRFILTQLHQDMQELEVPQAYRGAGGSSFCSSGDSVIGQLFSCEMENCSLCRCGSETVRASSTLLFTLSYPDDKAGKNCDFAQVLKRSICLEQNTQAWCDNCEKYQPTIQTRNIRHLPDILVINCEVNSLKEADFWRTQADVAFKMAIKKHGGELSKNKEFALADWKELGGPEGVLVCPSLEELKSVWLPFSIRMKMTKNKGLDVCNWTDEDEIQWGPASVEEPGVFVYDLMATVAHILDSRTGGSLVAHIRVGETYHQRKEGVTHQQWYLFNDFLIEPIDKHEAVQFDMNWKVPAILYYVKRNLNSKYNLNIKNPIEASVLLAEASLARKQRKTHTTFIPLMLNEMPQVGDLVGLDAEFVTLNEEEAELRSDGTKSTIKPSQMSVARITCVRGQGPNEGIPFIDDYISTQEQVVDYLTQYSGIKPGDLDAKISSKHLTTLKSTYLKLRFLIDIGVKFVGHGLQKDFRVINLMVPKDQVLDTVYLFHMPRKRMISLRFLAWYFLDLKIQGETHDSIEDARTALQLYRKYLELSKNGTELEAFHKVLKGLYEKGRKMDWKVPEPEGQTSPKSKAWDGTRETGLDAAVFSPVLAL, from the exons ATGAACTTCGAGGGTCTGGACCCTGGCCTGGCAGAATATGCCCCGGCCATGCATTCTGCCCTGGACCCCGTGCTGGATGCGCACCTGAACCCAAGTCTGCTACAGAATGTGGAGATGGACCCGGAGGGAGTGGCCCTGGAGGCGCTTCCGGTCCAGGAGTCAGTGCACATCATGGAAGGTGTCTACTCTGAGTTGCACAGTGTGGTGGCAGAAGTGGGCGTGCCTGTGTCCGTCTCCCACTTTGACTTGCACGAGGAGATGCTGTGGGTGGGAAGCCATGGG GGTCACGCCACTTCGTTCTTCGGCCCCACCTTGGAGCGCTACTCATCCTTCCAGGTCAATGGCAGCGATGACATCCGGCAGATCCAGAGCCTGGAAAACGGCATCCTCTTCCTCACCAAGAACAACCTCAAGTACATGGCCCGCGGCGGCCTCATCATATTCGACTACCT gctggagGAGAGCGAGGACATGCACAGCCTCCTGCTGACGGACAGCAGCACGCTGCTCGTGGGCGGCATGCAGAGCCACATCGTGGAGATCGACCTCAACACCGTCCAGGAGACCCAGAAG TACGCAGTGGAGACACCTGGAGTCACCATCATGAGACAGACGAATCGCTTCTTCTTTTGCGGTCACACCTCTGGCAAG GTTTCCCTGCGAGACCTTCGTACTTTTAAAGCAGAGCACGAGTTCGACGCGTTCTCGGGGAGTCTGTCAGATTTCGACGTGCACGGCAACCTGCTGGCCGCCTGTGGCTTCTCCAGCCGCCTCACGGGCCTGGCCTGCGACCGTTTCCTCAAGGTGTATGACTTGCGCATGATGCGCGCCATCACTCCGCTCCAGGTCCACGTGGACCCTGCCTTCCTGCGCTTCATTCCCACTTACACGTCCCGCCTCGCCATCATCTCCCAGTCAG gACAGTGCCAGTTTTGTGAGCCCACAGGCCTGGCCAACCCGGCGGACATCTTTCATGTGAATCCCGTGGGGCCTCTGCTCATGACGTTTGACGTGTCAGCCAGCAAGCAAGCCCTGGCCTTCGGGGACTCCGAGGGCTGCGTGCACCTCTGGACTGATTCCCCGGAGCCCTCCTTCAACCCTTACTCCCGGGAGACTGAGTTCGCTCTGCCCTGCCTTGTGGACTCGCTGCCTCCCCTGGACTGGAGTCAGGACCTGCTGCCCCTGTCCCTTATCCCTGTCCCGCTCACCACGGAAACGCTCCTCTCCGACTGGCCCGCCGCCAActccgctccagcccctag GCGCGCGCCTCCCGTGGATGCAGAGATTCTGCGGACCATGAAGAAAGTGGGCTTCATTGGCTACGCACCCAACCCCCGGACCAGGCTGCGCAATCAG ATCCCGTACCGACTCAAGGAGTCAGACAGCGAATTCGACAGCGTCAGCCAGGTCACAGAGTCGCCGATTGGACGGGAAGAGGAGCCGCATCTCCACATGGTTTCTAAGAAGTACCGAAAG GTTACTATCAAGTACTCCAAGCTAGGGCTGGAGGACTTTGACTTCAAACACTACAATAAGACCCTGTTTGCTGGCTTAGAGCCCCACATCCCCAATGCCTACTGTAACTGCATGATCCAG GTGCTCTACTTCCTGGAGCCCGTGCGCTGTCTAATCCAGAACCACCTCTGCCAGAAGGAGTTCTGCCTGGCGTGTGAGCTGGGCTTCCTCTTCCACATGCTGGACCTCTCTCGAGGTGACCCGTGCCAG GGCAGTAATTTCCTTCGGGCCTTCCGCACCATTCCCGAGGCCTCGGCCCTGGGCCTCATCCTGGCCGACTCCGACGAGGCGTCGGGCAAGGGCAACCTGGCCCGGCTCATCCAGCGGTGGAACCGCTTCATCCTCACTCAGCTGCACCAGGACATGCAGGAGCTGGAAGTGCCCCAGGCGTATCGGGGCGCCGGAGGCAG CAGCTTCTGCTCCTCCGGGGACTCCGTCATCGGGCAGCTGTTCAGCTGCGAGATGGAGAACTGCAGCCTGTGCCGCTGCGGCAGCGAGACGGTGCGCGCCTCGTCCACCCTGCTCTTCACCCTCTCCTACCCTGACG ATAAAGCCGGGAAGAACTGTGACTTCGCCCAGGTGCTGAAACGAAGCATCTGCTTGGAGCAGAACACCCAGGCGTGGTGTGACAACTGTGAAAAGTACCAGCCCACG ATTCAGACCCGCAACATCCGCCACCTGCCCGATATTCTGGTCATCAACTGTGAGGTGAACAGCTTGAAAGAAGCCGATTTCTGGAGGACGCAGGCTGAT GTTGCCTTCAAGATGGCAATCAAGAAGCACGGCGGGGAACTCTCCAAGAATAAGGAGTTTGCGTTAGCTGACTG GAAGGAACTGGGGGGTCCGGAGGGCGTGCTGGTGTGCCCCTCCCTGGAGGAGCTGAAGAGCGTGTGGCTCCCGTTCTCCATTCGCATGAAGATGACCAAGAACAAAGGGCTGGACGTTTGCAACTGGACCGACGAGGATGAGATTCAG TGGGGCCCGGCCAGCGTGGAGGAGCCCGGGGTCTTTGTGTACGACCTGATGGCCACCGTGGCGCACATCCTGGACTCGCGCACGGGGGGCAGCCTGGTGGCTCACATCCGCGTCGGAGAGACCTACCACCAGCGCAAGGAG GGTGTCACCCACCAGCAGTGGTACCTTTTCAATGACTTTCTTATCGAGCCTATTGATAAG CACGAAGCTGTGCAGTTTGACATGAACTGGAAAGTGCCTGCTATCTTGTATTACGTCAAGAGAAACCTTAATTCCAAATACAACCTGAATA TCAAGAACCCTATTGAGGCAAGCGTCCTGTTGGCGGAGGCCTCGCTCGCGCGGAAGCAGAGGAAAACGCACACGACCTTCATTCCTCTGATGCTGAATGAAATGCCACAGGTCGGGGACCTGGTGGGCCTGGATGCTGAGTTTGTCACCCTGAATGAG GAGGAAGCCGAGTTGCGCAGTGACGGCACCAAGTCCACCATCAAGCCGAGCCAGATGTCCGTGGCGAGGATCACCTGTGTCCGGGGCCAGGGGCCCAACGAGGGCATCCCCTTCATTGATGACTACATCTCCACCCAGGAGCAG GTGGTGGATTACTTGACTCAGTACTCGGGGATAAAGCCCGGAGACCTTGATGCCAAGATTTCCTCGAAGCACCTCACGACGCTCAAGTCGACCTACTTAAAGCTTCGCTTTCTCATAGACATTGGAGTCAAGTTTGTGGGCCACGGGCTGCAGAAGGACTTTCGAGTCATCAACCTCATG GTGCCCAAGGACCAAGTACTGGACACCGTGTATCTGTTTCACATGCCCCGTAAACGAATGATTTCATTGCGATTCCTTGCTTGGTACTTTCTCG ACTTGAAGATTCAAGGGGAGACCCATGACAGTATTGAGGATGCCCGCACCGCCCTTCAGCTCTATCGCAAGTATCTGGAGCTGAGCAAAAATGGCACTGAGCTCGAGGCCTTCCACAAAGTGCTCAAGGGCCTTTATGAGAAGGGCCGGAAGATGGACTGGAAGGTGCCCGAGCCTGAGGGCCAAACAAGTCCCAAGAGTAAGGCCTGGGATGGGACACGGGAAACTGGACTAG ATGCAGCTGTCTTCTCCCCGGTGTTGGCTCTCTGA
- the PAN2 gene encoding PAN2-PAN3 deadenylation complex catalytic subunit PAN2 isoform X2 has protein sequence MNFEGLDPGLAEYAPAMHSALDPVLDAHLNPSLLQNVEMDPEGVALEALPVQESVHIMEGVYSELHSVVAEVGVPVSVSHFDLHEEMLWVGSHGGHATSFFGPTLERYSSFQVNGSDDIRQIQSLENGILFLTKNNLKYMARGGLIIFDYLLEESEDMHSLLLTDSSTLLVGGMQSHIVEIDLNTVQETQKYAVETPGVTIMRQTNRFFFCGHTSGKVSLRDLRTFKAEHEFDAFSGSLSDFDVHGNLLAACGFSSRLTGLACDRFLKVYDLRMMRAITPLQVHVDPAFLRFIPTYTSRLAIISQSGQCQFCEPTGLANPADIFHVNPVGPLLMTFDVSASKQALAFGDSEGCVHLWTDSPEPSFNPYSRETEFALPCLVDSLPPLDWSQDLLPLSLIPVPLTTETLLSDWPAANSAPAPRRAPPVDAEILRTMKKVGFIGYAPNPRTRLRNQIPYRLKESDSEFDSVSQVTESPIGREEEPHLHMVSKKYRKVTIKYSKLGLEDFDFKHYNKTLFAGLEPHIPNAYCNCMIQVLYFLEPVRCLIQNHLCQKEFCLACELGFLFHMLDLSRGDPCQGSNFLRAFRTIPEASALGLILADSDEASGKGNLARLIQRWNRFILTQLHQDMQELEVPQAYRGAGGSFCSSGDSVIGQLFSCEMENCSLCRCGSETVRASSTLLFTLSYPDDKAGKNCDFAQVLKRSICLEQNTQAWCDNCEKYQPTIQTRNIRHLPDILVINCEVNSLKEADFWRTQADVAFKMAIKKHGGELSKNKEFALADWKELGGPEGVLVCPSLEELKSVWLPFSIRMKMTKNKGLDVCNWTDEDEIQWGPASVEEPGVFVYDLMATVAHILDSRTGGSLVAHIRVGETYHQRKEGVTHQQWYLFNDFLIEPIDKHEAVQFDMNWKVPAILYYVKRNLNSKYNLNIKNPIEASVLLAEASLARKQRKTHTTFIPLMLNEMPQVGDLVGLDAEFVTLNEEEAELRSDGTKSTIKPSQMSVARITCVRGQGPNEGIPFIDDYISTQEQVVDYLTQYSGIKPGDLDAKISSKHLTTLKSTYLKLRFLIDIGVKFVGHGLQKDFRVINLMVPKDQVLDTVYLFHMPRKRMISLRFLAWYFLDLKIQGETHDSIEDARTALQLYRKYLELSKNGTELEAFHKVLKGLYEKGRKMDWKVPEPEGQTSPKSKAWDGTRETGLDAAVFSPVLAL, from the exons ATGAACTTCGAGGGTCTGGACCCTGGCCTGGCAGAATATGCCCCGGCCATGCATTCTGCCCTGGACCCCGTGCTGGATGCGCACCTGAACCCAAGTCTGCTACAGAATGTGGAGATGGACCCGGAGGGAGTGGCCCTGGAGGCGCTTCCGGTCCAGGAGTCAGTGCACATCATGGAAGGTGTCTACTCTGAGTTGCACAGTGTGGTGGCAGAAGTGGGCGTGCCTGTGTCCGTCTCCCACTTTGACTTGCACGAGGAGATGCTGTGGGTGGGAAGCCATGGG GGTCACGCCACTTCGTTCTTCGGCCCCACCTTGGAGCGCTACTCATCCTTCCAGGTCAATGGCAGCGATGACATCCGGCAGATCCAGAGCCTGGAAAACGGCATCCTCTTCCTCACCAAGAACAACCTCAAGTACATGGCCCGCGGCGGCCTCATCATATTCGACTACCT gctggagGAGAGCGAGGACATGCACAGCCTCCTGCTGACGGACAGCAGCACGCTGCTCGTGGGCGGCATGCAGAGCCACATCGTGGAGATCGACCTCAACACCGTCCAGGAGACCCAGAAG TACGCAGTGGAGACACCTGGAGTCACCATCATGAGACAGACGAATCGCTTCTTCTTTTGCGGTCACACCTCTGGCAAG GTTTCCCTGCGAGACCTTCGTACTTTTAAAGCAGAGCACGAGTTCGACGCGTTCTCGGGGAGTCTGTCAGATTTCGACGTGCACGGCAACCTGCTGGCCGCCTGTGGCTTCTCCAGCCGCCTCACGGGCCTGGCCTGCGACCGTTTCCTCAAGGTGTATGACTTGCGCATGATGCGCGCCATCACTCCGCTCCAGGTCCACGTGGACCCTGCCTTCCTGCGCTTCATTCCCACTTACACGTCCCGCCTCGCCATCATCTCCCAGTCAG gACAGTGCCAGTTTTGTGAGCCCACAGGCCTGGCCAACCCGGCGGACATCTTTCATGTGAATCCCGTGGGGCCTCTGCTCATGACGTTTGACGTGTCAGCCAGCAAGCAAGCCCTGGCCTTCGGGGACTCCGAGGGCTGCGTGCACCTCTGGACTGATTCCCCGGAGCCCTCCTTCAACCCTTACTCCCGGGAGACTGAGTTCGCTCTGCCCTGCCTTGTGGACTCGCTGCCTCCCCTGGACTGGAGTCAGGACCTGCTGCCCCTGTCCCTTATCCCTGTCCCGCTCACCACGGAAACGCTCCTCTCCGACTGGCCCGCCGCCAActccgctccagcccctag GCGCGCGCCTCCCGTGGATGCAGAGATTCTGCGGACCATGAAGAAAGTGGGCTTCATTGGCTACGCACCCAACCCCCGGACCAGGCTGCGCAATCAG ATCCCGTACCGACTCAAGGAGTCAGACAGCGAATTCGACAGCGTCAGCCAGGTCACAGAGTCGCCGATTGGACGGGAAGAGGAGCCGCATCTCCACATGGTTTCTAAGAAGTACCGAAAG GTTACTATCAAGTACTCCAAGCTAGGGCTGGAGGACTTTGACTTCAAACACTACAATAAGACCCTGTTTGCTGGCTTAGAGCCCCACATCCCCAATGCCTACTGTAACTGCATGATCCAG GTGCTCTACTTCCTGGAGCCCGTGCGCTGTCTAATCCAGAACCACCTCTGCCAGAAGGAGTTCTGCCTGGCGTGTGAGCTGGGCTTCCTCTTCCACATGCTGGACCTCTCTCGAGGTGACCCGTGCCAG GGCAGTAATTTCCTTCGGGCCTTCCGCACCATTCCCGAGGCCTCGGCCCTGGGCCTCATCCTGGCCGACTCCGACGAGGCGTCGGGCAAGGGCAACCTGGCCCGGCTCATCCAGCGGTGGAACCGCTTCATCCTCACTCAGCTGCACCAGGACATGCAGGAGCTGGAAGTGCCCCAGGCGTATCGGGGCGCCGGAGGCAG CTTCTGCTCCTCCGGGGACTCCGTCATCGGGCAGCTGTTCAGCTGCGAGATGGAGAACTGCAGCCTGTGCCGCTGCGGCAGCGAGACGGTGCGCGCCTCGTCCACCCTGCTCTTCACCCTCTCCTACCCTGACG ATAAAGCCGGGAAGAACTGTGACTTCGCCCAGGTGCTGAAACGAAGCATCTGCTTGGAGCAGAACACCCAGGCGTGGTGTGACAACTGTGAAAAGTACCAGCCCACG ATTCAGACCCGCAACATCCGCCACCTGCCCGATATTCTGGTCATCAACTGTGAGGTGAACAGCTTGAAAGAAGCCGATTTCTGGAGGACGCAGGCTGAT GTTGCCTTCAAGATGGCAATCAAGAAGCACGGCGGGGAACTCTCCAAGAATAAGGAGTTTGCGTTAGCTGACTG GAAGGAACTGGGGGGTCCGGAGGGCGTGCTGGTGTGCCCCTCCCTGGAGGAGCTGAAGAGCGTGTGGCTCCCGTTCTCCATTCGCATGAAGATGACCAAGAACAAAGGGCTGGACGTTTGCAACTGGACCGACGAGGATGAGATTCAG TGGGGCCCGGCCAGCGTGGAGGAGCCCGGGGTCTTTGTGTACGACCTGATGGCCACCGTGGCGCACATCCTGGACTCGCGCACGGGGGGCAGCCTGGTGGCTCACATCCGCGTCGGAGAGACCTACCACCAGCGCAAGGAG GGTGTCACCCACCAGCAGTGGTACCTTTTCAATGACTTTCTTATCGAGCCTATTGATAAG CACGAAGCTGTGCAGTTTGACATGAACTGGAAAGTGCCTGCTATCTTGTATTACGTCAAGAGAAACCTTAATTCCAAATACAACCTGAATA TCAAGAACCCTATTGAGGCAAGCGTCCTGTTGGCGGAGGCCTCGCTCGCGCGGAAGCAGAGGAAAACGCACACGACCTTCATTCCTCTGATGCTGAATGAAATGCCACAGGTCGGGGACCTGGTGGGCCTGGATGCTGAGTTTGTCACCCTGAATGAG GAGGAAGCCGAGTTGCGCAGTGACGGCACCAAGTCCACCATCAAGCCGAGCCAGATGTCCGTGGCGAGGATCACCTGTGTCCGGGGCCAGGGGCCCAACGAGGGCATCCCCTTCATTGATGACTACATCTCCACCCAGGAGCAG GTGGTGGATTACTTGACTCAGTACTCGGGGATAAAGCCCGGAGACCTTGATGCCAAGATTTCCTCGAAGCACCTCACGACGCTCAAGTCGACCTACTTAAAGCTTCGCTTTCTCATAGACATTGGAGTCAAGTTTGTGGGCCACGGGCTGCAGAAGGACTTTCGAGTCATCAACCTCATG GTGCCCAAGGACCAAGTACTGGACACCGTGTATCTGTTTCACATGCCCCGTAAACGAATGATTTCATTGCGATTCCTTGCTTGGTACTTTCTCG ACTTGAAGATTCAAGGGGAGACCCATGACAGTATTGAGGATGCCCGCACCGCCCTTCAGCTCTATCGCAAGTATCTGGAGCTGAGCAAAAATGGCACTGAGCTCGAGGCCTTCCACAAAGTGCTCAAGGGCCTTTATGAGAAGGGCCGGAAGATGGACTGGAAGGTGCCCGAGCCTGAGGGCCAAACAAGTCCCAAGAGTAAGGCCTGGGATGGGACACGGGAAACTGGACTAG ATGCAGCTGTCTTCTCCCCGGTGTTGGCTCTCTGA